CGGCGGCCTTGCGCCACCGCGGGTCGGTCGTGCGCTGCGCGAGGCCGAACAGCAGCCGTCCCTGCGACACGGCGTCGATGTTGAACTCGTCCATCCTATAGCCGTCGATGGACCCGTCGGGCTTCACGAACCGCTCCATGTTGCGGCGCACGTAGCCGAGCATCGCCGTGTCGCGCCGTGCGAGGGCGACCTTCTCGATCGCGCCGAGGACGACGCCCGCCGTGTAGTCCCACCGGCGATGCGTCTGCGGGTTGCGCTTCATGACCGACTCGGCGAACCGCACCGACCAGGGCGTGGCCGTGACACGCGGCCGCCCGGACGAGTCGGGGATCGCGTACGGCCTGTTGCCAGGCTGCGGCGAGCCCTCCCCGAGCTGCTGCTGGGCCCCGGCCGTCGCGGCCGTAAGGGTGATCGCGGCGAGGAAACGAAGCATCGTCATTGTGCTGTGTCGTCTCACGCGGAGACGCGGAGTCATGAAAGGCCACTCAACAGCTGCCCGTTCACCCGCACGCGCTCGAGCTTGAGGTTCTCTACGTACTTCACCTCGTGCGGCACGTCGGCGCGCGTGAGCGTCACGTCGCGGAGCAGCAGGTCGCGCAGCGGGGCGTCGGGCACGCCGACGGCGCGGATGCCGGTCTTCGCGTGGTCGCACGTCACCCGCTCGAGCGACACGTCGCGCACGTCGGGCGGGAACTTGCCGCCGCGGTAGCCCTGATACGCCGTCGTGAAGTTGATGAAGCTCTCCGCCTCGCCGATCGTGACGTCGTGGATGCGCACGCGCCGGATCGAGCCGCCGCGGTCGAGGTTCGTCTTGAAGTACGCGCCGGTGGCGCAGCTCTTCACCCGGCAGCCGTAGAGGTGCACGTCGCGCACGCCGCCGGACATCTCGCTGCCGATGCACAGCGCGGCCTTCAGCGACGTCATGTCGCAGTCGCGGAGCACGATGTTCGCCGCCGCCTGCCCCACGCGCCATCCGTCCTGGTCGCGCCCCGACTTCACCGCGATGCAGTCGTCACCGGTGTCGAACGTGCACCGCTCCACGAGCACGTCGACGCTCGACTCCGGGTCGATGCCGTCGTTGTTCGGGTTGCGGCTCCGCACCGTCACGCCGCGCATCGTCACGTTCTGGCAGAGCAGCGGATGCACGCTCCAGAACGTCGCGTCGACGATCGTGAAGCCGTCGAGCAGCACGTTGCGGCAGCCGAAGAGCTGCACCATGCCGGGGCGCAGCACGTGGCCGGGGCCGAACACGCGCTCGTGCACCGGCACCTGGTCGATCCCCATCTGCCGCAGCCGGTTCACGTCCGCGTCCTGCTTCGCGCGCCACGCCGCGAACCCCGCGGCGCCGTTGCCGTCGAGCGTGCCCGGGCCGGTGATCGCGACGTTCGTCGCCTCGTACGCGTAGACGAGCGGCGAGTAGTTGTAGCACTCGGTGCCCTCCCACCGCGTGAGCACCATCGGCAGGTAGTGCGCGGGGTCGGCGCTGAAGCGGATCGTCGCGCCGGCCTCGAGGTGCAGCTCGACGGCGCTCTTGAGGTGGATCGGCCCGTTCGACACCCAGCGCCCCGCGGGCACGATCACGCGTCCGCCGCCCGCGCGGTTGCACGCGTCGATCGCCTGCGCGAACGCGGGACGGCAGTCGGCGACGCCGTTCCCCACGGCGCCGTGATCGGTGACGCGGAAGGCGCGCGACGGGAACGTCGGCGCCACGATGCGCCGCAGGATCGCCGCGACGGCCGGATCCTCCGGGGCCGCGCCGAGCAGCGCGCCCCGCGGCAGGGCGAGTCCGACGAGCGTCGCACCGCTCGCCGCGAGGAACTCCCGACGCGTCGGCATCAGGCGGTGATCGGGCGGCCGTTCATCGTCACGTTCTGCAGCGCGAGTCCGCGCACGCCGTCGGTGACGTTCCCCTTCTCCACGCCGTCGAAGTGGCAGTCGAGGATGCGGACGTCGGCGATCTCGGAGCGCGGATAGGCGCGCATGTAGAGCCCGTACTTGCTCTTCCTGCTCGTCACGTTCCGCATCTCGACGTCGCGCACCACGGGCTCGTAGGGGCCGTTCTGCCCCTCCTCGTAGTACAGGTCGACCGAGAGCACCGCGTCGGCCACCTGTCCCACGGTGACGTCGCGCATGTAGATGTGCTCCAGGATCCCGCCGCGCATCGCGTTGTTCTTGAAGCGGAGCGCGCGGTCGAGGTTCGGGCTGTCCATCGTGCACTTCTCCGCGAACACGTAGCGCACGTGGCCGGAGATCTCGGAGCCGATCGTCACGCCGCCGTGGCCGTCCTTCATCCGGCAGCCGCGCACGATCACGTACTCCGTGGGCACGTGCAGGCGGCGCCCGTCGGCGTTGCGCCCCGACTTGATGGCGATGCAGTCGTCGCCGGTGTCGAACTCGCAGTTCTCGATCAGCACGTCGCGGCACGAGTCGGGATCGCAGCCGTCGTTGTTCGGGCCGTGCGAGGCGATCTTCACGCCGCGCACGGTGACGTTCGTGCACAGCGTGGGATTGATCTCCCACATCGGCGACCGCACGATCGTCACGCCTTCGATGAGGACGTTGCGGCACCGGTACGGCTGGATGAAGTTCGGCCGCAGGTAGTCGCCCTCGCCGAACACGCGCTGCGCGACGGGCACGCCGCGCTCCGCCATCTCCACGAGCCGGTTGCGCGCCGGCACCTGCGACTGGCCGCTGCGGTTCGCGCCGCCCTTCCACCGCCACCAGTTCTCCTCGCCCGCCTGGCCGTCGAGCGTCCCCTCGCCGGTGACGGCGATGTTCTGCTGGTCGAGCGCGTAGATGAACGGCGAGTAGCCCATGAGCTCCGTGCTCTCGAAGCGCGTGAGCACCTGCGGCAGGTACGCCTTCGTGTCGGTCGTGAACAGTACCGTGGCGTCCTTCGTCACGTGCAGGTCCACGTTGCTCTTCAGGTGGATCGGCCCGGTGAGGAACCGTCCCGCCGGCACCATCACCCGGCCGCCACCCGCCCCGTTGCACGCGTCGATCGCGGCGCGGAACGCGGCGGTGCAGTCGGTGGCGCCGTCGCCCTTCGCGCCGTACTGCGTGACGTCGAACATCCGCGCCGGGAACGTCGGCGGCTTGATGCGCGCGAGGATGTCGGGCACCAGGTCCCACCCCGTCTTCGACGCGCCGCCCGCGCCGAGCGTGCGGCACGCCTCGAGCGACGGAGCGAGCGCCAGCGCGCCCGCGCCGGCGGCGAGCGTCTTCACGAACGTGCGGCGGGAGGGATTGGTGTTAGGCATGTGTCATGGTGCTGTTCGTTTTGGCCGCAGCTTACGCAGCTTACGCAGATTCCTTCGCGGTGAATGAGTCAGGAGCTTCTGCGGAATCTGCGGAATCTGCGGACGAAGCAGTTCCCTCAGCGGGGATGGGCCTTCGCCCACGCGTCGTACTCCTGCAGCATCGTCGCGGGCTCCGTCGTGAACCAGCCGTATCCGCGCCGCCGATCGGTGAGCTTGTTCCAGTCGTAGAGCAGCACGCCGTCGCGGTTGCTGAAGATCGGGCGGTTCGTGCCGATCTCGTAGAGACGCGCCCAGAGCGGACCCGCTCCCGGACGCGCGCGCAGCTCGTAGCCCTCGTACACGGAGTCGCGCAGTGCCGTGCGCCGGTACCAGTCGGCGGCCGCGTGCACCGCTGCGACCACGCGCGCGCTCGGCGACGGCACGCTCATGAGATAGCGCACGATCGCCACGCTCTCCGAGCCCGTGAGCGACGTGAGCTCGTAGCTGCGCGCACTCGTCGGGGCGAGCGTGAGCGGGTCGTGCTGCTGTCCCCACACCGTGAGCGCGCCGCCGACGCGCACCTGCGTGTTCAGCATGCATGCGAGCCCGTTCGCGGCGCCCGTGCGCGCCCGCTCGCGCGTCGCCGCCGGCACGAACGGATAGCGTCCCTCGGCCGTCTCGCGCAGCAGGCGCGTCGCGTTCACGATCGCGCCGTCGTTGAACGTCGCGGCGTCGTGGTAGCTCCCCTCGAGCGGATAGTTCTGCGGCCAGCAGCCGTTCGGGTACTGCGCGTCGAGCAGCCAGTCGAGCCCGCGCAGGAACGCCGCGCGGTAGCGGGCGTCGGGGCGGGCACGGTCGGCGAGCGCGAGGAAGTGCAGCTCCTCCGTCGTGGAGCTGTTGTCGAGCGTGGAGATCCATCCCCACGTGTTCGTCTCCGCGAAGTAGCTCTCGCCGGGCGCGCGCGGATGCTGCGTGAAGTCGACGTGCTTCGACCAGCCGCCGTTCGGGGCCTGGTAGGTGAGGATGACGTCCGCCATGCGGCGCGCGCTGTCGGTCGCGAACCACGCCGGCGTCATCCACGGCTTCACGTCGAAGTCGTGCGTGTACGGCGCGCGCGTCATCGTGTCGCGTCCGACGCGGCGGAGCTCCGCCTGCATGGACGCCGTGTCGCGCGCGTGCACGGCGCGCGAGCGCGCGAGATACGCCATCCACGCCGCCGAGTCGCGCCGCGCGTAGCGTGCGATGCGGGCGGGCGTGAGGAGCGTGACGGTGTCGTGCGCCGGCCGGTACGACGGCAGCTGCCGGATCGAGTCCGTCGGGTTCCACCCCGGCGGATGCGCGGGCTGCGCGCTACTCGCCGGTGCGAGTACGGCGAGCCCGATCACGACCCAGCGGCGCGACATTGATCGTTAGGCGAGCAAATGAACCTGAAATGGAACCGCAGAGGACGCAGAGCACGCAGAGGGGCTCGTTGCCCTCCCCTGCGTTCTCTGCGTCCTCTGCGGTTCAGAAGCCGAGCACCGTCGTCACGCCGCCTCGAGCCGCGCCTGCTGCAGCCGCGGCACGAGCAGATGGATGACGAGCAGCGCCGTCAGATACGCGAAGCCGCACATCAGGAACACCGGCGTGTAGTTGCTGCCGTTGTTCTGCAGGATCCAGCCGGTCAGTCGCTGGAACCCGAAGCCCGTCAGCGCGCCCGTGAAGCCCCCGATGCCGACCACCGAGCCCACCGCCTGCCGCGGGAACATGTCGCTCGCCAGCGTGAAGATGTTCGCGGACCACCACTGGTGGGCCGCCGCGGCGATGCCGACGATGCAGATCGCCGTCCACATCCCGTCCACGCGCGGCGCGAACATCGTCGGCACGATGATCGTCGCGGCGATGAGCATCGTCGTCTTCCGTCCGGCGTTCACCGACCATCCGCGCTTGATGAGCGCGCCCGACAGCCAGCCGCCGAAGATCGACCCGAAGTCCGCGATGAGATAGATCACCACCAGCGGCGCGATGAGCTGCGAGAGCTTCAGCCCGAACCGCGCGTCGAGGAACTTGGGGAGCCAGAACAGATAGAACCACCAGATCGGGTCGGTCATCCCCTTGCCTAACGCGAACGCCCACGTCTGGCGGTGCTTCAGCAGCTCCGTCCACCGCATCCTCACCGCCCCGGTCGGCGGCTGGTCGCTCGTGATGTACGCCCGCTCCCCGGCCGAGAGCCGCGGGTGCTCCTGCGGCGGGCGGTAGATCACGAGCCAGAACACGAGCCACGTCGCGCTCAGGAGGCCCGTCCAGATGAACGCCGCCCGCCAGCCGAAGGCCGACGCGATGATGGGCACCATGATCGGCGCCACGATGGCCCCGACGTTCGTCCCCGCGTTGAAGATCCCCGTCGCCAGCGCGCGCTCGCGTGCCGGGAACCACTCCGCCACCGTCTTGATCGACGCCGGGAAGTTGCCCGACTCGCCGAGCCCGAGCCCGAAGCGCGCGAGGCTGAACTGGAACGCGTTGCGCGCCAGCGAGTGCGACATCGCCGCGACGCTCCAGATCACGATCGCGATCGCGTAGCCGGCGCGCGTCCCCACCTTGTCGAGCAGCCGCCCCGCGAACAGGTAGCCGAGCGCGTAGGCCGCCGTGAACCACGACACGACCGCGCTGTAGTCGGTCTCCGACCAGTGCAGCTCGCGCTGCAGCACCGGCGCCAGGATGCCGAGCACCTGGCGGTCGATGTAGTTGATCGTCGTCGCGAAGAACAGCAGCGCGCAGATCGTCCAGCGGTACCTGCCGATCTTCTCGGCCATCCCCGAGCCCGGGCGGAAGCCGGGCGGCGGGGCCTGGCCGGGCGTCGTCGCCTCGCGCGCGGTGCGTGTCGCCATGTCGTTGCCTCGAAGTGGGGAGCCGATCGTAACCTACCGCTGGACGCGGCCGCTCGCGTCGCCCTTCATGAGCGCCTCCACCTCCGGCACCGTCACCCGGTTGAAGTCGCCGTTGATCGAGTGCTTGAGACAGCTCGCCGCCGTCGCGAACTCCAGCGCCTGCTGGTCGTTCGGGTAGCTGAGCAGCCCGTAGATCATCCCGCCCGCGAACGAGTCGCCGCCACCGACGCGGTCCACGATGTCGGTGATGTCGTAGTGCTTGCTCATCAGGAACTCGGTCCCGTTGTGCATGCACGCCGACCAGCCGTTGCGGTCCGCGCTGTGGCTCTCGCGCAGCGTGATGACCTGCTTCTTCAGGTTCGGGAACTCGGCGAGGACCTTCTTCGCCATCGCCTCGTACTTCTCCGTGTCGAGCTGCCCGGAGTGCACGTCGACGTCGTCCATCTTGACGCCGAGCGACATCTGGCAGTCTTCCTCGTTCGCGATGCCGACGTCGACGTGCTTCACGAGCTCGCGCATCACCTCCGGCGCCTTCTTGCCGTACTTCCAGAGGTTCTTGCGGTAGTTGTAGTCGCAGCTCACGGTGACGCCCTTCGCCTGCGCCGCCTTCGCCGCCTCGATGGAGAGGTCGGCCGCGCTCTGCGACAGCGCCGGCGTCACGCCGCTGACGTGGAACCAGCTCGCGCCGTCGAAGATCGCGTCCCAGTCGAAGTCGCCGCTCTTCGCCGACGCGATGCTCGACCCCGCGCGGTCGTACGTCACCTTCGACGGGCGCTGGTTCGCGCCGGTCTCCAGGAAGTAGATCCCCATGCGGTCGCCCTGGCGCTTCACCGCGCTCGTGTCGACGCCCCACCGGCGCAGCTCACCCACGCACGCGTCGCCGATGTTGTTCGACGGGATGGCCGTCGCGAAGCGCGCCTGCAGCCCGTAGTTGCACAGCGACACGGCGACGTTCGCCTCCGCGCCGCCGAACGTCGCCTCCAGCACCGGCGACTGGAACAGCCGCTCGAACCCGGGCGACTTCAGTCGCAGCATCACCTCGCCGAACGTGACCACCCGCTGGGGTTGGGCCATTGTATTCGTGCTCCTCGAGAGAGATTGATCGTTGCGATGTGGGACTCGGGGCGAGGCGACTACTTCTGGGGATCCAAGTGCGATCGGTTGGATCTCTGGATCCTTTCAATCGCCGTTGGATCCCCAGCGAGTCCTCGCCTCGACCCTCCAGCCTATCGAACCACCTCGACGGCCTGACGCGTCGCCTCGCGAATCCTGTCGAACGCCTTCGCGGCGATCCAATCGTTCGGCGCCATCCACGAGCCGCCGCACGCGACCACGTTCTTCATCGCCAGGTACGCGCCGATGTTCGAGGCGTTGATGCCACCCGTGGGCATGAACTCCACCATGTTGTACGGCGCGCTGATGGCCTTCAGGTAGTTCACGCCGCCGGCCGGTTCCGCGGGGAAGAACTTCAGCGTCTTCAGCCCCTTCGCGAGCGCGGCCTCGACGTCCGTCGGCGTGCAGACGCCGGGGTACACCGGGATGTCGTGCTCGAGGCAGTAGTCCACCACCGCGGGGCTGAACCCCGGCGCGACGATGAAGTGCGCCCCCGCCGCCTTCGCGTCGGCGGCCTGCTGCGGCGTGAGCACGGTGCCGGCGCCGGCGAGCATGTCGGGGTTCTCGGCGCAGATGCGCCGCAGCGCCTCGCCGGCGGCCTTCGTGCGGAACGTCACCTCCGCGCACGCGAGGCCGCCCTCGGTGAGCGCCGCCGCGAGCGGCACGGCGTCCTCAGCGTCGTTGATGACGATCACCGGAACGATCTTCGTCTGCCGCAGGCGCGCCAGCACGGTGGCGTCGGTCGATGCGAGCGTCGTGGCCATGGTTCGGAGTGTCTCGTTGCTCGTGTTGGTCGTCCGCAGATGATTCATTCCGGTCGGGCCGGCGCCGCGAGCAGCGCCTCGAGCGCGGCCGGCACGCCGTCGCGCAGCATGCCTAACAGCGACGCCGTCACCGACACGCCGAAGCTGGGCACCGCCGTCAGATCCGTCGACCACAGCGCCACGTCGGAGAGGACGCACCGCACGAGCTCCGCGGCGATCTCGTCGCGGCGGTCGTCGGGGATCGCACCGGCGGGCGCGAGGCCGGCCCACGCGGCGCGCACCGGGCCCGCCTGGTCGTCCGTCTTGCGCAGCGCGTCGTGCTCGGGGCGCTGGAGCAGCAGGTACGCGGCGATGCCGAAGGCGAGCGCCGGTGGGGCCGCGCCGTGCGCGGCCGCGTACCGCTCGATCGTCGGCACGAGCCGCACGCGCGTCTTCATCGTCGCCTGCAGCGTGATGTCGACCAGCGCGTGGCGGATGAACGGGTTGGAGAACCGATCGAGCACGTCGCGCGCGAACTGCTCCGCCCCGGGCGCCGGCACCGTCGGCGCGATCTCGTCGAACATGAGCCGCTTCACGAGCCGGCCGACGAGCGGATGCTCCACCGCCTCGCGCACCGTCTCGCACCCGGCGAGCAGCGCCGCCGGCACGAACGCGGTGTGGGTACCGTTCAGCAGCCGCACCTTCAGCTCGCGATACGGCGTGATGTCGTCCGTGACGACGATGCCCGGGTCCGCGTCGGCGAAGCCGAGCCGCGCCTTCAACGCGGCGTCGCCGCGAATCGCGAACAGGCGGTACGGCTCGCACGTCGTCAGCAGGCCGTCGTCGTAGCCGAGCGTCTCGCGCAGCCGCTCCGCCTCGGCGCCCTTCGGCGCGCCCGGCACGATGCGGTCGACGAGCGTGTCGCAGAACGGCACCGCGTCGAGCCACGCCAGGAACCGCGCGTCCAGCCGCCACCGCTCGGCGTGCGCGCGCACGATCGCCTTCAGCTTCGCCCCGTTGTCCTCGATCAGCTCGCACGGCACCACCACGACCGACCGCGCGGGGTCGTACTCGAACGCCGAGGCGCGCTCGTACAGGAAGCGCGCGAGCTTCGCGGGGAACGACTTCGGCGGCGACATCTCGAACGCGTCGCTCTCGTCGAGCACGATCCCCACCTCGGTCGTGTTCGAGAACACGAGCGCCAGCTCCGGCGACCGCGCGACGGCGAGGACCGCGTCCCATTCCGCGTTCGCCGACAGGGCACGGCTGACGCTCGACACCACGCGCGTGTCCTGGGCGACGGCGCCGTTCACGACGCCCTGCGACACGAGCGTGTACAGGCCATCCTGCGCCTCGAGGATCTCGTCGCGCCCGCTGCCCGTGGATCCGACGGCGACGATGCGCCCGTCGAACGTTCCCTGCCGGTTCGCCGCGTCGACGAAGAAGTCGATGAAGCCGCGGAGGAACGCGCCGGTGCCGAACTGCACCGCCTTCTCCGGAAGCTCCAGCAGCCGCCGGTCCGCGTCCGGGACGAGCGAGCGATTGAGACGCGGCAGCGTGGTCGTGTCGGTCACAGCGTGACTCCCTCCTTCCAGATCGCGATCTCGCGGTAGCCGTGCTTCTCGTTGTTCGCCTTCACGCGGCCGCTCGCCACGTCGATCACGAACGCGAGCAGCTCGTCGGTGAGCTGGTCCATCGTCGCCGTGCCGTCCAGCAGGCGGCCGGCGTTGAAGTCGATCCAGTGCGGCTTGCGCTCGGCGATCGGCGAGTTGGACGAGACCTTCACCGTGGGCACGGGGAAGCCCAACGGCGTGCCGCGTCCCGTCGTGAACAGCAGCACCGTCGCGCCGCTCGCCGTCATCGCGGTGCTCGACACGCCGTCGTTCCCCGGCGCCTCCAGCAGCGAGAGCCCGCCCGGCGCGGCCCGCTCGCCGTAGCGCAGGATGCGCGTCACCGTCGCGCGCCCGCCCTTCTGGATCGCGCCTAACGACTTCTCCTCCAGCGTCGTGAGGCCGCCCGCCTTGTTCCCCGGCGACGGGTTCTCGTAGACGGGCTGGCCGTGGCGGATGAAGTACTCCTTGAAGTCGTTCACCATCGACACGAGCTCGTCGAACACCTCGCGGCTCGCGGCGCGGTCGAGCAGCACCTGCTCGGCGCCGAACATCTCCGGCACCTCGGTGAGGATCACGCCGCCGCCCATCGCCGTCAGGCGGTCGGCGAGACGGCCCAGCAGCGCGTTCGCCGTGATGCCGCTGAAGCCGTCCGACCCGCCGCACTTGTGGCCGATCACGAGCTCCGACACCGGCACCGGCTCGCGGCGGTCGTGCTTCATCTCCGCCACCAGCTCGCCGATGAGCTCCACGCCCGTCTCCAGCTCGTCGACGACGTCCTGCGAGTTGAAGAAGCGCAGGCGGGAACGATCGACGCCCTCGGCAACACCCAGGAAGCTCGCCATCTGGTTGTTCTCGCAGCCGAGTCCGAGGACCAGCACGCCGCCGGCGTTCGGGTGCCGCGCGAGGCCGGCGAGCACCTTCTGCGTGTTCTTCAGATCGTCGCCGAGCTGCGAGCAGCCGTACGGGTGCGAGAACGAGAACACGCCGTCGATCTCGCCCGCGTACCGCTCGTTCGCCAGCTTCGCGATGCGCTCGGCGGCCGTGTTCACGCAGCCGACGGTGTTGATGATCCACACCTCGTTGCGCGTGCCCACGCGGCCGTCGGGGCGGCGGTAGCCGTCGAACGTCGGGATCGTGCCGGCGCTCGCGTTAGGCGCGGTGGCCCCGTGGTATTCGTACGTCTCCGCGCCCGACAGGCGCGTCGCCATGTTGTGCGAGTGGATCCACGCGCCGGCGGCGATCGGCGCGGTCGCGGCGCCGATCGGCATG
This DNA window, taken from Gemmatirosa kalamazoonensis, encodes the following:
- a CDS encoding MFS transporter, with the protein product MAEKIGRYRWTICALLFFATTINYIDRQVLGILAPVLQRELHWSETDYSAVVSWFTAAYALGYLFAGRLLDKVGTRAGYAIAIVIWSVAAMSHSLARNAFQFSLARFGLGLGESGNFPASIKTVAEWFPARERALATGIFNAGTNVGAIVAPIMVPIIASAFGWRAAFIWTGLLSATWLVFWLVIYRPPQEHPRLSAGERAYITSDQPPTGAVRMRWTELLKHRQTWAFALGKGMTDPIWWFYLFWLPKFLDARFGLKLSQLIAPLVVIYLIADFGSIFGGWLSGALIKRGWSVNAGRKTTMLIAATIIVPTMFAPRVDGMWTAICIVGIAAAAHQWWSANIFTLASDMFPRQAVGSVVGIGGFTGALTGFGFQRLTGWILQNNGSNYTPVFLMCGFAYLTALLVIHLLVPRLQQARLEAA
- a CDS encoding glycoside hydrolase family 28 protein — its product is MPNTNPSRRTFVKTLAAGAGALALAPSLEACRTLGAGGASKTGWDLVPDILARIKPPTFPARMFDVTQYGAKGDGATDCTAAFRAAIDACNGAGGGRVMVPAGRFLTGPIHLKSNVDLHVTKDATVLFTTDTKAYLPQVLTRFESTELMGYSPFIYALDQQNIAVTGEGTLDGQAGEENWWRWKGGANRSGQSQVPARNRLVEMAERGVPVAQRVFGEGDYLRPNFIQPYRCRNVLIEGVTIVRSPMWEINPTLCTNVTVRGVKIASHGPNNDGCDPDSCRDVLIENCEFDTGDDCIAIKSGRNADGRRLHVPTEYVIVRGCRMKDGHGGVTIGSEISGHVRYVFAEKCTMDSPNLDRALRFKNNAMRGGILEHIYMRDVTVGQVADAVLSVDLYYEEGQNGPYEPVVRDVEMRNVTSRKSKYGLYMRAYPRSEIADVRILDCHFDGVEKGNVTDGVRGLALQNVTMNGRPITA
- a CDS encoding glycoside hydrolase family 28 protein, encoding MPTRREFLAASGATLVGLALPRGALLGAAPEDPAVAAILRRIVAPTFPSRAFRVTDHGAVGNGVADCRPAFAQAIDACNRAGGGRVIVPAGRWVSNGPIHLKSAVELHLEAGATIRFSADPAHYLPMVLTRWEGTECYNYSPLVYAYEATNVAITGPGTLDGNGAAGFAAWRAKQDADVNRLRQMGIDQVPVHERVFGPGHVLRPGMVQLFGCRNVLLDGFTIVDATFWSVHPLLCQNVTMRGVTVRSRNPNNDGIDPESSVDVLVERCTFDTGDDCIAVKSGRDQDGWRVGQAAANIVLRDCDMTSLKAALCIGSEMSGGVRDVHLYGCRVKSCATGAYFKTNLDRGGSIRRVRIHDVTIGEAESFINFTTAYQGYRGGKFPPDVRDVSLERVTCDHAKTGIRAVGVPDAPLRDLLLRDVTLTRADVPHEVKYVENLKLERVRVNGQLLSGLS
- a CDS encoding UxaA family hydrolase codes for the protein MTEPVTIGVSERVLDRAQQQGVGRPTELPPGAPDAVRVHPSDDVAVAVRPLAAGTRVDVPGASVTLAEDVPAGHKIALRDIAAGEAVVKYGMPIGAATAPIAAGAWIHSHNMATRLSGAETYEYHGATAPNASAGTIPTFDGYRRPDGRVGTRNEVWIINTVGCVNTAAERIAKLANERYAGEIDGVFSFSHPYGCSQLGDDLKNTQKVLAGLARHPNAGGVLVLGLGCENNQMASFLGVAEGVDRSRLRFFNSQDVVDELETGVELIGELVAEMKHDRREPVPVSELVIGHKCGGSDGFSGITANALLGRLADRLTAMGGGVILTEVPEMFGAEQVLLDRAASREVFDELVSMVNDFKEYFIRHGQPVYENPSPGNKAGGLTTLEEKSLGAIQKGGRATVTRILRYGERAAPGGLSLLEAPGNDGVSSTAMTASGATVLLFTTGRGTPLGFPVPTVKVSSNSPIAERKPHWIDFNAGRLLDGTATMDQLTDELLAFVIDVASGRVKANNEKHGYREIAIWKEGVTL
- a CDS encoding bifunctional 4-hydroxy-2-oxoglutarate aldolase/2-dehydro-3-deoxy-phosphogluconate aldolase; amino-acid sequence: MATTLASTDATVLARLRQTKIVPVIVINDAEDAVPLAAALTEGGLACAEVTFRTKAAGEALRRICAENPDMLAGAGTVLTPQQAADAKAAGAHFIVAPGFSPAVVDYCLEHDIPVYPGVCTPTDVEAALAKGLKTLKFFPAEPAGGVNYLKAISAPYNMVEFMPTGGINASNIGAYLAMKNVVACGGSWMAPNDWIAAKAFDRIREATRQAVEVVR
- a CDS encoding tagaturonate reductase, which translates into the protein MTDTTTLPRLNRSLVPDADRRLLELPEKAVQFGTGAFLRGFIDFFVDAANRQGTFDGRIVAVGSTGSGRDEILEAQDGLYTLVSQGVVNGAVAQDTRVVSSVSRALSANAEWDAVLAVARSPELALVFSNTTEVGIVLDESDAFEMSPPKSFPAKLARFLYERASAFEYDPARSVVVVPCELIEDNGAKLKAIVRAHAERWRLDARFLAWLDAVPFCDTLVDRIVPGAPKGAEAERLRETLGYDDGLLTTCEPYRLFAIRGDAALKARLGFADADPGIVVTDDITPYRELKVRLLNGTHTAFVPAALLAGCETVREAVEHPLVGRLVKRLMFDEIAPTVPAPGAEQFARDVLDRFSNPFIRHALVDITLQATMKTRVRLVPTIERYAAAHGAAPPALAFGIAAYLLLQRPEHDALRKTDDQAGPVRAAWAGLAPAGAIPDDRRDEIAAELVRCVLSDVALWSTDLTAVPSFGVSVTASLLGMLRDGVPAALEALLAAPARPE
- a CDS encoding sugar kinase, producing the protein MAQPQRVVTFGEVMLRLKSPGFERLFQSPVLEATFGGAEANVAVSLCNYGLQARFATAIPSNNIGDACVGELRRWGVDTSAVKRQGDRMGIYFLETGANQRPSKVTYDRAGSSIASAKSGDFDWDAIFDGASWFHVSGVTPALSQSAADLSIEAAKAAQAKGVTVSCDYNYRKNLWKYGKKAPEVMRELVKHVDVGIANEEDCQMSLGVKMDDVDVHSGQLDTEKYEAMAKKVLAEFPNLKKQVITLRESHSADRNGWSACMHNGTEFLMSKHYDITDIVDRVGGGDSFAGGMIYGLLSYPNDQQALEFATAASCLKHSINGDFNRVTVPEVEALMKGDASGRVQR
- the pelA gene encoding pectate lyase — encoded protein: MSRRWVVIGLAVLAPASSAQPAHPPGWNPTDSIRQLPSYRPAHDTVTLLTPARIARYARRDSAAWMAYLARSRAVHARDTASMQAELRRVGRDTMTRAPYTHDFDVKPWMTPAWFATDSARRMADVILTYQAPNGGWSKHVDFTQHPRAPGESYFAETNTWGWISTLDNSSTTEELHFLALADRARPDARYRAAFLRGLDWLLDAQYPNGCWPQNYPLEGSYHDAATFNDGAIVNATRLLRETAEGRYPFVPAATRERARTGAANGLACMLNTQVRVGGALTVWGQQHDPLTLAPTSARSYELTSLTGSESVAIVRYLMSVPSPSARVVAAVHAAADWYRRTALRDSVYEGYELRARPGAGPLWARLYEIGTNRPIFSNRDGVLLYDWNKLTDRRRGYGWFTTEPATMLQEYDAWAKAHPR